A genomic window from Prunus persica cultivar Lovell chromosome G2, Prunus_persica_NCBIv2, whole genome shotgun sequence includes:
- the LOC18779146 gene encoding cytosolic sulfotransferase 5 — MQCITNLPALNSSDSTTVPLQDLLPKETFFECLDLYQWEGFWYRPKHLEAAKTFRSQFEAKNDDIFLASAMKTGSTWLKALCFSIMQRQCKVDGKEDEDLLTKNHPAHYVKTLEVQLYTANPPPDLSGMHSPRLFHTHLPYKAMPECIKYPECKIVYIARNPKDTIVSMWHFMNTLRTPEQGPYPLEDAFESFVNGVCHFGPFFDHVLEYWNQSLKMPEKILFLKYEDMKKDPKKQVMRLASFLRKPFDNEKEVEEVIQRCSLERLKNLEVNKNGIDPWVGMPNSSFFRTGIIGGWKDFLTTEMSERLDQIALSKLEGSSLSFEYDAI; from the coding sequence ATGCAGTGCATTACCAATTTACCTGCCCTGAACTCATCCGATTCAACTACGGTGCCTCTACAAGATCTGCTGCCTAAAGAAACTTTCTTTGAGTGCTTGGATCTCTACCAGTGGGAAGGCTTCTGGTACAGACCAAAACACCTTGAAGCTGCAAAAACCTTCCGCTCACAATTTGAAGCCAAAAATGATGACATTTTTTTGGCATCCGCCATGAAAACAGGTAGCACATGGCTGAAAGCTCTTTGTTTCAGCATCATGCAGAGGCAATGCAAAGTTGATGGCAAGGAGGACGAGGACCTGCTGACAAAGAACCATCCTGCCCATTATGTCAAGACCTTAGAAGTCCAGCTATATACAGCAAATCCACCTCCTGATCTTTCAggtatgcactctccaagacTCTTCCACACTCACTTGCCTTATAAGGCTATGCCTGAATGCATTAAATACCCAGAGTGCAAGATTGTGTACATAGCCCGAAACCCTAAAGACACCATTGTGTCAATGTGGCACTTTATGAACACTCTTAGAACACCTGAACAAGGTCCTTATCCACTAGAGGATGCATTTGAAAGCTTTGTTAATGGGGTCTGCCATTTTGGGCCATTCTTTGACCATGTTTTGGAGTATTGGAATCAGAGCTTAAAGATGCCTGAGAAAatactgtttttaaaatatgaggATATGAAAAAGGACCCAAAGAAGCAAGTAATGAGGCTGGCTTCGTTCCTGAGAAAGCCGTTTGACAACGAAAAGGAGGTCGAGGAGGTGATTCAAAGATGCAGCTTGGAGAGGCTCAAGAACCTAGAAGTGAACAAGAATGGGATTGATCCTTGGGTTGGGATGCCAAACAGTTCTTTTTTCAGGACTGGGATTATTGGGGGCTGGAAAGACTTCTTGACAACAGAGATGTCTGAGCGCCTTGATCAAATTGCCCTCAGCAAGTTAGAGGGATCTAGTCTTAGCTTTGAATATGATGCTATATAG
- the LOC109947305 gene encoding uncharacterized protein LOC109947305 has product MVPRDQPLALFLEAPAVPSYRPRRMDLNPFPQLMRGRRGTGGINPFANNDRNRPGTNWRNHLDFEEEEEHREEAVPRPYRIEHRIDHVQPEQGRNLHPVNALNDMGALQRMIREMMECRTHTESGSDSKVEFGSGPVERPTYRKPYPTYIDQIPLFPGFKVPNFTLFNGEDPHASSVEHIGRFSVQCIAIENNLLLKLRLFGNSLSEQAFTWYTSLPPNSVQTWEQMENVFHDNYFRIQPEVIISDLVALKQSEDEPA; this is encoded by the exons ATGGTCCCACGTGATCAACCCTTAGCACTTTTTCTTGAGGCACCAGCTGTGCCGTCCTACagacccagaaggatggaTCTCAATCCATTCCCTCAACTGATGAGAGGCAGAAGAGGTACAGGGGGAATCAACCCCTTTGCCAACAATGACAGGAATAGACCGGGGACAAACTGGAGGAATCATCTAGAttttgaagaagaggaagaacacAGGGAGGAAGCTGTGCCCAGGCCATACAGAATAGAGCACAGGATTGACCACGTCCAGCCAGAACAGGGACGAAATCTACACCCTGTCAATGCTTTAAATGATATGGGGGCACTACAGAGAATGATCAGGGAGATGATGGA gtgtcggacacacaCAGAgtctggctcggattccaaagtagaatttggatcgggtcctgtcgaAAGGCCCACCTACAGAAAGCCGTATCCAACTTACATTGATCAAATACCTCTATTCCCGGGTTTCAAGGTGCCAAACTTCACCTTGTTCAACGGAGAAGATCCCCATGCTTCATCAGTTGAGCATATAGGCAGGTTTTCTGTCCAGTGCATAGCTATAGAAAACAACCTTCTGTTAAAGCTAAGGCTTTTCGGGAATTCTCTCTCTGAACAAGCCTTCACCTGGTACACTAGTCTACCACCTAACTCTGTTCAAACCTGGGAGCAAATGGAAAATGTTTTCCATGATAATTATTTCAGGATCCAGCCAGAAGTCATCATCAGTGATCTTGTTGCCCTCAAACAGAGTGAAGATGAGCCTGCTTAG